The Hirundo rustica isolate bHirRus1 chromosome 24, bHirRus1.pri.v3, whole genome shotgun sequence genome includes a window with the following:
- the SYPL2 gene encoding synaptophysin-like protein 2 isoform X1, which produces MSEPGAPAAGDKAPRLQDRVLRGLRWGRLQEPLGFIKVLEWLFAIFAFGSCGSFSGETGATVKCDSGGMTAISIQFGYPFRLYQIPFGMPNCEEESEARTLYLVGDFSAPAEFFVTLGVFSFLYSMAALVLYLRFHSLYTENTKLPFTDFCVTVCFAFFWLVAAAAWGKGLSDVKAATRPSALIAAMGVCQGDGVVCNAGTTPAMGLANISVLFGFLNFLLWAGNCWFVLRETPWLRPPEPRDGAAEQGAIDKQ; this is translated from the exons atGTCAGAGCCCGGCGCCCCCGCGGCCGGTGATAAAGCGCCCCGGCTCCAG GACCGTGTCCTTCGTGGGCTGCGCTGGGGCCGCCTCCAGGAGCCCCTGGGCTTCATCAAGGTGCTGGAATGG CTCTTTGCCATCTTCGCCTTCGGCTCCTGCGGCTCCTTCAGCGGCGAGACCGGAGCCACAGTGAAATGTGACAGCGGAGGGATGACAGCCATCAGCATCCAGTTCGGGTACCCCTTCAG GTTATACCAGATTCCCTTTGGGATGCCGAATTGTGAGGAGGAATCAGAAGCCCGCACCCTGTACCTCGTTGGTGATTTCTCCGCTCCCGCCGAGTTTTTCGTGACCCTGGGGGTCTTCTCCTTCCTCTACTCCATGGCGGCTCTGGTGCTCTACCTCCGCTTCCATTCCCTGTACACCGAAAACACGAAGCTCCCCTTCACA GATTTCTGCGTCACCGTCTGCTTTGCCTTCTTCTGGctggtggcggcggcggcgtgGGGCAAGGGGCTGAGCGACGTGAAGGCGGCCACGCGCCCCTCCGCCCTCATCGCTGCCATGGGGGTCTGCCAGGGCGATGGGGTGGTCTGCAACGCCGGCACCACGCCGGCCATGGGGCTGGCCAACATCTCGGTG ctcttcGGGTTCCTCAACTTCCTGCTGTGGGCCGGGAACTGCTGGTTCGTGCTGCGGGAGACGCCGTGGCTGCGGCCGCCCGAGCCCCGCGACGGCGCGGCCGAGCAAGGCGCCATCGACAAGCAGTGA
- the AMIGO1 gene encoding amphoterin-induced protein 1 has protein sequence MPPSRPPCVAVRVPVGPLSLLLALSLLSPWGSAGGSCPQRCVCASNLLSCSQANLSAVPAPLPRFTAVLDLSHNNVTRLRADWAPARLPHLHALLLSHNGLAFVSTEAFTHVPRLRHLDLSSNRLRTLDENLFSDLGELEVLLLYNNEISTVDRTAFENLGRLRKLYLGQNRIARFPLELLREGSRLPQLALLDLSANRLRAVPAGELQALPAWLRDRLYLHNNPLACDCLLFQLLDRGRRRHLSAVEDFQDELRCFLPGASSLTKILDLAGKQPLNCSKAREAVLEAHLGDTVTLGCDSRWQGVRSRHWVTPGGERVLGDGANGSVVLLANGSLQLRALRPEDGGTYSCWVAGPLLNETLYVELLVHNFTLHGPHDTLNTAYTTLVGCILSVVLVLIYLYLTPCRCCCCRGTEKPPAPRDDSINSSVLSATPNHAGGTGEPCGSHLASGAGAGQNGRFKGGGSPPLPARQGPKAQRKVSDPDSVSSVFSDTPIVV, from the coding sequence ATGCCGCCGTCCCGTCCCCCGTGCGTGGCCGTGCGTGTCCCCGTGGGGccgctgtccctgctgctggcgctgtccctgctgtccccctggGGCTCTGCGGGAGGGAGCTGCCCCCAGCGCTGCGTCTGCGCCTCCAACCTGCTGAGCTGCTCGCAGGCCAACCTGAGCGCGGTGCCGGCGCCGCTGCCGCGCTTCACCGCCGTGCTGGACTTGAGCCACAACAACGTGACGCGGCTGCGCGCCGACTGGGCGCCGGCGCGGCTGCCGCACCTGCACGCGCTGCTGCTGAGCCACAACGGGCTGGCCTTCGTGTCCACCGAGGCCTTCACCCACGTGCCGCGCCTGCGCCACCTCGACCTGTCCTCCAACCGCCTGCGGACGCTGGACGAGAACCTGTTCAGCGACCTGGGcgagctggaggtgctgctgctgtacaACAACGAGATCAGCACGGTGGATCGCACGGCCTTCGAGAACCTGGGCCGGCTGCGCAAGCTCTACCTGGGGCAGAACCGCATCGCCCGCTTCCCGCTGGAGCTGCTCCGGGAGGGCAGCCGGCTGCCGCAGCTGGCGCTGCTGGACCTGTCGGCCAACCGGCTGCGGGCCGTGCCCGCGGGAGAGCTGCAGGCGCTGCCCGCCTGGCTGCGCGACCGCCTCTACCTGCACAACAACCCCCTGGCCTGCGACTGcctgctcttccagctgctggaccgcggccgccgccgccacctGAGCGCCGTGGAGGATTTCCAGGACGAGCTGCGCTGCTTCCTGCCCGGAGCCAGCTCTCTCACCAAGATCCTGGACCTGGCGGGCAAGCAGCCTCTCAACTGCAGCAAGGCACGGGAGGCCGTGCTGGAGGCGCACCTCGGGGACACCGTGACGCTGGGCTGTGACAGCCGGTGGCAGGGCGTGCGCAGCCGGCACTGGGTGAcgccgggcggggagcgggTGCTGGGGGACGGGGCCAACGGCAGCGTGGTCCTGCTGGCCAACGGCAGCCTTCAGCTGCGGGCGCTGCGCCCCGAGGACGGCGGCACTTACTCCTGCTGGGTGGCCGGGCCCCTCCTCAACGAGACCCTCtacgtggagctgctggtgcacaACTTCACCCTGCACGGCCCCCACGACACCCTGAACACGGCCTACACCACTCTGGTGGGCTGCATCCTGAGCGTGGTGCTGGTGCTCATCTACCTGTACCTCACCCcgtgccgctgctgctgctgccgcggCACCGAGAAGCCGCCGGCGCCGCGCGACGACAGCATCAACTCCTCGGTGCTGAGCGCCACCCCGAACCACGCCGGGGGCACCGGGGAGCCCTGCGGGTCCCACCTCGCCTCCGGTGCCGGCGCGGGGCAGAACGGCAGGTTCAAGGGTGGGGGGAGCcccccgctgcccgcccggcAGGGTCCCAAGGCGCAGAGGAAGGTGTCGGATCCAGACTCGGTGAGTTCCGTCTTCTCCGACACGCCCATCGTGGTGTGA
- the ATXN7L2 gene encoding ataxin-7-like protein 2 isoform X1 — translation MTLIKEDMDIFGHCPAHDEFYLVVCNHCSQVVKPQAFQKHCERRHGPLSKLYARATACHVAVNGQPVPGRTPGAAKALQEKHPGARGRAQPLPEHTDKDNNLCLFVPVVNLEKIPSIPKPDGHGIKVPPKAVPTNSKESLGKAAAAAVPKEPPVPAGVGGDSAMPESIPAPGEKDVGAPKPPPRSHRKLARKECDLNRQCGVRNPDTNKLCTRLLTCKIHSVHQRREVQGRAKDFDVLVAELKASTRRGEPPKDRSPPEKEPLHPALQDTPSLLQPPTTPPCRARLSHCLHPPRARLSSDSDPEDAPATSGEGSTGGFPLPLPKGGSRVSSEESEEEGAEEPPRAPVRPPRPQAFCTFGSRLVTPGCYVFDRRLDRFCAALGSMLQRHLSAHRWRKIPPAVVPPLHLPAAPPSPAAPLYGPAAPSPPLRPLSAAGGCRLPTSLTYTVGSPPAAAACSQPECGGGGTQAITSPLPANTPSPSFSKLPPSKASKSPRAREASGGTDADPRPWQPPLAAGGPPYKRTCLGDSVKGKNQGLAPPGKTKLTPPASPSIAVLNGTPRVRRVPPAQPCRAPPAALEPQTSPLHGLGGLPAPRGLSEDEVKKRKNAATYCRPLKPKAAPPLPGPPAPPGSGTSASGGSIRRKKPGTPPGFEEKRSALKSKAH, via the exons ATGACCCTGATTAAGGAAG ACATGGACATCTTCGGGCACTGCCCTGCGCACGACGAGTTCTACCTGGTGGTGTGCAACCACTGCAGCCAGGTGGTGAAACCCCAGGCCTTCCAGAAGCACTGTG AACGCCGGCACGGCCCACTCAGCAAGCTCTACGCCCGTGCCACCGCGTGCCACGTCGCCGTCAACGGGCAGCCGGTGCCCGGCAGGACCCCCGGAGCCGCCAAAGCCCTGCAGGAGAAGCATCCCGGTGCCCGCGggagagcccagcccctccctgagCACACGGACAAGGATAACAACCTCTG CTTGTTCGTGCCCGTGGTGAACCTGGAGAAGATTCCCAGCATTCCCAAACCGGACGGGCACGGGATCAAGGTGCCCCCCAAAGCCGTCCCCACCAACTCCAAGGAATCCCTGGGGAAAGCCGCGGCTGCCGCGGTGCCCAAAGAGCCCCCGGTGCCGGCCGGGGTCGGGGGGGATTCGGCCATGCCGGAGAGCATCCCCGCTCCGGGGGAGAAGGATGTGGGGGCCCCCAAACCGCCCCCCAGGTCCCACAGGAAGCTGGCGC GTAAGGAGTGTGACCTGAACCGGCAGTGTGGGGTGCGGAACCCCGACACCAACAAGCTCTGCACCCGCCTGCTGACCTGCAAG ATCCACTCGGTTCACCAGCGCCGGGAGGTGCAGGGTCGGGCCAAGGATTTCGATGTGCTGGTGGCCGAGCTCAAGGCCAGCACCCGCCGAGGGGAACCCCCGAAAGACAGGAGCCCCCCTGAGAAGGAGCCACTGCACCCTGCCCTACAGGACACCccctcactgctgcagccccccacTACCCCTCCCTGCCGAGCCAGGCTGTCCCACTGCTTGCACCCCCCCAG GGCCCGACTTTCCTCTGACAGTGACCCTGAGGATGCTCCGGCCACCTCTGGGGAGGGGAGCACGGGCggcttccccctccccctgcccaagGGGGGCAGCCGCGTGTCCAGCGAGGAGAGCGAGGAAGAGGGGGCCGAGGAGCCCCCCCGGGCCCCGGTGCGCCCACCACGGCCTCAGGCG TTCTGCACCTTCGGGAGCCGCCTGGTCACCCCGGGCTGTTACGTGTTCGACCGACGGCTGGACCGGTTCTGCGCCGCGCTGGGCTCCATGCTGCAGCGGCACCTCAGCGCGCACAGGTGGAG gAAGATCCCTCCGGCCGTCGTCCCCCCTCTTCAcctccccgcagccccccccagccccgctgcccccctttacggccctgcagccccttccccgccccTGCGGCCCCTCTCGGCGGCGGGGGGCTGCCGGCTCCCCACCAGCCTCACCTACACCGTGGGCTCTCCCCCCGCGGCGGCCGCCTGCAGCCAGCCCGAGTGCGGGGGAGGGGGCACGCAGGCCATCACCTCTCCCCTCCCCGCCAACACCCCCTCGCCCTCCTTCAGCAAACTGCCCCCCAGCAAGGCCAGCAAATCCCCCCGGGCGCGGGAGGCGTCGGGCGGGACGGACGCGGACCCCCGGCCCTGGCAGCCCCCGCTGGCGGCCGGCGGCCCCCCTTACAAACGGACCTGTTTGGGGGACAGCGTCAAGGGCAAAAATCAGGGCTTGGCTCCCCCCGGCAAGACGAAACTCACCCCGCCGGCTTCGCCCTCCATCGCCGTGCTCAACGGGACCCCGCGGGTGCGACGGGTGCCCCCCGCCCAGCCCtgccgcgccccgcccgccgccctgGAGCCCCAAACGTCGCCGCTGCACGGCCTGGGGGGGCTCCCGGCGCCGCGGGGGCTCTCCGAGGATGAGGTGAAGAAGCGCAAGAACGCGGCCACCTATTGCCGACCCCTGAAGCCCAAAGCCGCGCcccccctgcccggccccccggcccctcccggctCCGGGACCTCCGCCTCGGGGGGCTCCATCCGCAGGAAGAAGCCGGGGACGCCCCCGGGTTTCGAGGAGAAGAGGAGCGCCCTGAAG TCCAAAGCCCATTAA
- the SYPL2 gene encoding synaptophysin-like protein 2 isoform X2: MGAREGSTGKGDRVLRGLRWGRLQEPLGFIKVLEWLFAIFAFGSCGSFSGETGATVKCDSGGMTAISIQFGYPFRLYQIPFGMPNCEEESEARTLYLVGDFSAPAEFFVTLGVFSFLYSMAALVLYLRFHSLYTENTKLPFTDFCVTVCFAFFWLVAAAAWGKGLSDVKAATRPSALIAAMGVCQGDGVVCNAGTTPAMGLANISVLFGFLNFLLWAGNCWFVLRETPWLRPPEPRDGAAEQGAIDKQ, translated from the exons ATGGGGGCTCGGGAAGGGAGCACCGGGAAAGGG GACCGTGTCCTTCGTGGGCTGCGCTGGGGCCGCCTCCAGGAGCCCCTGGGCTTCATCAAGGTGCTGGAATGG CTCTTTGCCATCTTCGCCTTCGGCTCCTGCGGCTCCTTCAGCGGCGAGACCGGAGCCACAGTGAAATGTGACAGCGGAGGGATGACAGCCATCAGCATCCAGTTCGGGTACCCCTTCAG GTTATACCAGATTCCCTTTGGGATGCCGAATTGTGAGGAGGAATCAGAAGCCCGCACCCTGTACCTCGTTGGTGATTTCTCCGCTCCCGCCGAGTTTTTCGTGACCCTGGGGGTCTTCTCCTTCCTCTACTCCATGGCGGCTCTGGTGCTCTACCTCCGCTTCCATTCCCTGTACACCGAAAACACGAAGCTCCCCTTCACA GATTTCTGCGTCACCGTCTGCTTTGCCTTCTTCTGGctggtggcggcggcggcgtgGGGCAAGGGGCTGAGCGACGTGAAGGCGGCCACGCGCCCCTCCGCCCTCATCGCTGCCATGGGGGTCTGCCAGGGCGATGGGGTGGTCTGCAACGCCGGCACCACGCCGGCCATGGGGCTGGCCAACATCTCGGTG ctcttcGGGTTCCTCAACTTCCTGCTGTGGGCCGGGAACTGCTGGTTCGTGCTGCGGGAGACGCCGTGGCTGCGGCCGCCCGAGCCCCGCGACGGCGCGGCCGAGCAAGGCGCCATCGACAAGCAGTGA
- the PSMA5 gene encoding proteasome subunit alpha type-5 — protein MFLTRSEYDRGVNTFSPEGRLFQVEYAIEAIKLGSTAIGIQTSEGVCLAVEKRITSPLMEPSSIEKIVEIDSHIGCAMSGLIADAKTLIDKARVETQNHWFTYNETMTVESVTQAVSNLALQFGEEDADPGAMSRPFGVALLFGGVDEKGPQLFHMDPSGTFVQCDARAIGSASEGAQSSLQEVYHKSMTLKEAIKSSLVILKQVMEEKLNATNIELATVEPGMKFHMYTKEELEEVIKDI, from the exons ATGTTCCTCACGCGCTCCGAGTACGACCG GGGTGTGAACACGTTCTCTCCAGAGGGGAGGCTCTTCCAGGTGGAATATGCCATCGAGGCCATAAAG CTTGGCTCCACAGCCATCGGGATCCAGACCTCAGAGGGAGTTTGCCTGGCTGTGGAGAAGAGGATCACATCTCCCCTCATGGAGCCCAGCAGCATTGAGAAGATTGTGGAGATCGACTCCCACATTG GGTGTGCCATGAGTGGCCTCATAGCTGATGCAAAGACTTTAATTGACAAGGCCAGAGTGGAGACTCAG AATCACTGGTTCACCTACAACGAGACGATGACGGTGGAGAGCGTGACACAGGCTGTGTCTAACCTGGCCCTGCAGTTTGGGGAGGAAGATGCTGACCCAGGAGCCAtg TCCCGCCCGTTCGGCGTCGCTCTGCTCTTCGGAGGGGTGGATGAGAAGGGACCCCAGCT GTTCCACATGGATCCCTCGGGAACGTTCGTGCAGTGCGATGCCAGAGCCATCGGCTCCGCCTCAGagggagcccagagctccctgcaggaGGTTTACCACAAG TCCATGACGCTAAAGGAAGCCATCAAATCTTCCCTGGTCATCCTGAAACAGGTCATGGAGGAGAAACTAAATGCCACCAACATCGAG cttgCCACGGTGGAGCCTGGGATGAAATTCCACATGTACACGAAAGAGGAGCTTGAGGAGGTCATCAAGGATATTTGA
- the ATXN7L2 gene encoding ataxin-7-like protein 2 isoform X2 — MAAERRPVPGLDEFAGQSWSAWLERAGPPADSGAGMPGPSLCGSTGRIPVPATDRILSLAGSGSELEENGKSGSKKLDTMTLIKEDMDIFGHCPAHDEFYLVVCNHCSQVVKPQAFQKHCERRHGPLSKLYARATACHVAVNGQPVPGRTPGAAKALQEKHPGARGRAQPLPEHTDKDNNLCLFVPVVNLEKIPSIPKPDGHGIKVPPKAVPTNSKESLGKAAAAAVPKEPPVPAGVGGDSAMPESIPAPGEKDVGAPKPPPRSHRKLARKECDLNRQCGVRNPDTNKLCTRLLTCKIHSVHQRREVQGRAKDFDVLVAELKASTRRGEPPKDRSPPEKEPLHPALQDTPSLLQPPTTPPCRARLSHCLHPPRARLSSDSDPEDAPATSGEGSTGGFPLPLPKGGSRVSSEESEEEGAEEPPRAPVRPPRPQAFCTFGSRLVTPGCYVFDRRLDRFCAALGSMLQRHLSAHRWRKIPPAVVPPLHLPAAPPSPAAPLYGPAAPSPPLRPLSAAGGCRLPTSLTYTVGSPPAAAACSQPECGGGGTQAITSPLPANTPSPSFSKLPPSKASKSPRAREASGGTDADPRPWQPPLAAGGPPYKRTCLGDSVKGKNQGLAPPGKTKLTPPASPSIAVLNGTPRVRRVPPAQPCRAPPAALEPQTSPLHGLGGLPAPRGLSEDEVKKRKNAATYCRPLKPKAAPPLPGPPAPPGSGTSASGGSIRRKKPGTPPGFEEKRSALKSKAH, encoded by the exons atggcggcggagcggcggccggTGCCCGGCCTGGACGAGTTCgcggggcagagctggagcgCCTGGCTGGAGCGGGCCGGGCCGCCCGCCGACAGCG gagcaggaatgccaGGACCATCCCTCTGTGGGAGCACCGGGCgcatccctgtgccagccacTGACAGGATTTTGTCTCTGGCAGGATCAGGGTCAGAGCTGGAGGAGAATGGGAAGAGTGGCAGCAAGAAACTGGACACCATGACCCTGATTAAGGAAG ACATGGACATCTTCGGGCACTGCCCTGCGCACGACGAGTTCTACCTGGTGGTGTGCAACCACTGCAGCCAGGTGGTGAAACCCCAGGCCTTCCAGAAGCACTGTG AACGCCGGCACGGCCCACTCAGCAAGCTCTACGCCCGTGCCACCGCGTGCCACGTCGCCGTCAACGGGCAGCCGGTGCCCGGCAGGACCCCCGGAGCCGCCAAAGCCCTGCAGGAGAAGCATCCCGGTGCCCGCGggagagcccagcccctccctgagCACACGGACAAGGATAACAACCTCTG CTTGTTCGTGCCCGTGGTGAACCTGGAGAAGATTCCCAGCATTCCCAAACCGGACGGGCACGGGATCAAGGTGCCCCCCAAAGCCGTCCCCACCAACTCCAAGGAATCCCTGGGGAAAGCCGCGGCTGCCGCGGTGCCCAAAGAGCCCCCGGTGCCGGCCGGGGTCGGGGGGGATTCGGCCATGCCGGAGAGCATCCCCGCTCCGGGGGAGAAGGATGTGGGGGCCCCCAAACCGCCCCCCAGGTCCCACAGGAAGCTGGCGC GTAAGGAGTGTGACCTGAACCGGCAGTGTGGGGTGCGGAACCCCGACACCAACAAGCTCTGCACCCGCCTGCTGACCTGCAAG ATCCACTCGGTTCACCAGCGCCGGGAGGTGCAGGGTCGGGCCAAGGATTTCGATGTGCTGGTGGCCGAGCTCAAGGCCAGCACCCGCCGAGGGGAACCCCCGAAAGACAGGAGCCCCCCTGAGAAGGAGCCACTGCACCCTGCCCTACAGGACACCccctcactgctgcagccccccacTACCCCTCCCTGCCGAGCCAGGCTGTCCCACTGCTTGCACCCCCCCAG GGCCCGACTTTCCTCTGACAGTGACCCTGAGGATGCTCCGGCCACCTCTGGGGAGGGGAGCACGGGCggcttccccctccccctgcccaagGGGGGCAGCCGCGTGTCCAGCGAGGAGAGCGAGGAAGAGGGGGCCGAGGAGCCCCCCCGGGCCCCGGTGCGCCCACCACGGCCTCAGGCG TTCTGCACCTTCGGGAGCCGCCTGGTCACCCCGGGCTGTTACGTGTTCGACCGACGGCTGGACCGGTTCTGCGCCGCGCTGGGCTCCATGCTGCAGCGGCACCTCAGCGCGCACAGGTGGAG gAAGATCCCTCCGGCCGTCGTCCCCCCTCTTCAcctccccgcagccccccccagccccgctgcccccctttacggccctgcagccccttccccgccccTGCGGCCCCTCTCGGCGGCGGGGGGCTGCCGGCTCCCCACCAGCCTCACCTACACCGTGGGCTCTCCCCCCGCGGCGGCCGCCTGCAGCCAGCCCGAGTGCGGGGGAGGGGGCACGCAGGCCATCACCTCTCCCCTCCCCGCCAACACCCCCTCGCCCTCCTTCAGCAAACTGCCCCCCAGCAAGGCCAGCAAATCCCCCCGGGCGCGGGAGGCGTCGGGCGGGACGGACGCGGACCCCCGGCCCTGGCAGCCCCCGCTGGCGGCCGGCGGCCCCCCTTACAAACGGACCTGTTTGGGGGACAGCGTCAAGGGCAAAAATCAGGGCTTGGCTCCCCCCGGCAAGACGAAACTCACCCCGCCGGCTTCGCCCTCCATCGCCGTGCTCAACGGGACCCCGCGGGTGCGACGGGTGCCCCCCGCCCAGCCCtgccgcgccccgcccgccgccctgGAGCCCCAAACGTCGCCGCTGCACGGCCTGGGGGGGCTCCCGGCGCCGCGGGGGCTCTCCGAGGATGAGGTGAAGAAGCGCAAGAACGCGGCCACCTATTGCCGACCCCTGAAGCCCAAAGCCGCGCcccccctgcccggccccccggcccctcccggctCCGGGACCTCCGCCTCGGGGGGCTCCATCCGCAGGAAGAAGCCGGGGACGCCCCCGGGTTTCGAGGAGAAGAGGAGCGCCCTGAAG TCCAAAGCCCATTAA